Genomic segment of Pseudothermotoga hypogea DSM 11164 = NBRC 106472:
TGGCTTCAACAGCGTCTTCGCACCCGTTCTGGATGTGAAAAGAACCTATTCGAACGCCGTGGTGGGGTATCGCAGTTTTGGAGAAGATCCAAAAATCGTCGCAGAGATGGGTAAAGCGTCAATCGAGGGGTATAAGAGTGCCAAGATTCTTTCGTGTGCGAAACATTTTCCGGGGCATGGAAGATCCAGAAAGGACAGCCACGAAGAGTTCGAAGTCATCGATGCGAGCATCGAAGAACTCCAAGAAGATCTATTACCTTTCAGAGAAGCCATCGACGCGAGAGTCGATTTCGTCATGCTCGCGCACTTGGTTTACAGTTCGCTCGATACCAAACCTGCTTCGATCTCGATAAAGATCGTTCAAGAGATCCTCAGAGAACAGCTCTCCTTCGAAGGAATCGTTGTCAGCGATGCGGTGGAAATGAAGGCGCTCTCAAAGAGATTCAAACCCAGCCAGATCGTTCAGGAGTTTTTCAACGCATCTGGCGATATGTTGATCGTTTCGAAAGCGAAGAACGTGAAGGGCTATCTTGAAGCCATCGAGGAAAACTTACAGGCAGGAAGAATTCCAAAAAGAATGATTGAAAGGGCCATCGACAGGGTGAATTCCAAGCTTGTTGAGGTCGAGAGCGATGTGGCGAACTTGTTTGAAGCGATCGAAAAAGCTGTAGAAATCAAAGTTTCGAGTCTGAGACCTTTAGCAGCGTTGCTCGTTCTACCAGATGAGATCTCGTACAGCGCAGCGGACGTTTCCGCTTCTTACGTTGCGACGATCAAGAAACAAGCACGAAAATATCTGAAGGCGCGGTGCATTTCTTTCAGCCAGGTCCGCTCTGTCGATGCAAAACATCTGCTCATAGATTTGATCGTCGATGCTTCCGAAAATGAGATCTCACTCCACAGAGAGCTTTCGAGGAAATTTTCAACCATCTACATCATCACGAGAAACCCGCACCTTGCGGAGTACTTCAGCGACAAACCTCACGTGGTCACATACTCTCTGAGTCCGCTGGTGATAGGGTACGTCTTTCGAAAACTTGCACAACTCTCTCAAGGGGGTGTTTAGGATGTTGAGGAAACTACTGTTCGTGGTCTTGGTTCTTGCCACCGTCCTGAGCCTTGGAAAGACGAAGCTTGCGTTCTGGCAGTTCATGATGGACGATGCGCTCGCGAAGGAAGTCCTGGCTGGCTTTGCGAAAGAGTATCCAGACATCGAAGTCGAGGTTGTTCAACTGTCTTGGTCCACGGGGTTTGATAAGATCGTTACAGCGATCGCAGCCGGTGCGGCACCCGACGTCGTGGAGCTCGGCAACACCTGGGTTGCGAGCTTTGCTTCCAAGAACGTTCTGCTCGAGATGCATCCAGAAGACCTCGCCAAGTACAAGAACTTTCCAGGTGCCAACTGTGCCGAGTACATGGGCAAGTACTACGGCTATCCGTGGCTCCTTGGAACGCGCGCCATGTTCTACAACGTCGATCTCATGATCAAGGCAGGTCTGGATCCAGACAAACCACCAGAAACTTGGTCAGAACTGCTCGAAGCGGTGAAGAAGATCTCGGCACTTCCAGGCGTTTACGGGATCGGACTGCCTGCGGGTGAAGTGTACAGCCCATGGCAAGAGTGGTTCTTGCTCGCGATCTGGGGCAACGGTGGAGACGTGGTGTCGAAGGATCTTAAGAAGGCTGTACTGAACTCACCGCAGAACAGAGAGACCGCTTTGTTCTACCAAGAGCTGTCGAAGTACGCTTTGAAGAGCAAGCAGAAAGACCTCGGTGAAGCCTTCGGAGAAGGTAGGGTTGGCTTCCTTGTGAGTGGAGCTTGGTCCATAGGCACGCTCGCGCAGTCTTATCCTAACTTGAACTACGGAGTTTGCTTGATCCCGAAACCCGACAAGCCTGAAGGCATCCATGCTTCGTTCTTGGGTGGTGAGGTTCTCGCGATACCTTCTCAGTGCAAGAACGTCGATGCGGCAAGGAAATTGATAAACTACCTCATGAGACCACAAGTGGCGATGATCATCACCAAGCACTATCCTGGAGTGTACCCTGCCGATCCAAGAGCTGCTTCAGACCCATGGTTCGAGGACAATCCGTTGCATCTTGTGTTCTTCGAACAACTGAAGACTGCTTTCCCTGTACCACCGACTCCAGCGTGGCCGAAGATCGAAGACATACTGACCAACGTCGTGGACGATCTCATCGTCAGGTACAAGAGCGTCGATGAAGTTCTCAGCTACTACAACGAGCAGATCCAGAGGGTGCTCGATGAGGTGAAATGAAAAAAGCCGGGGGCGAATGCCCCCGGTTCTCTGGGGTGAAAACGTGAGAAAAAGAGAGAAAATCACAACGCTTGTCTTTATTCTACCTTGGTTGGTGAGTTTCTGCATCTTCGTTCTCTATCCCATAGTCTTTTCCATCTACGTCAGCATGACGGATTACTCTGGTCTGACGTGGAACATGAAATTCGTTGGATTTTCCAACTACGTCAGAGCCTTCAACGATAGAGTCTTTCTCAGAGCGCTCTCGAACACCTTCTTGTTCGTGCTGATCACCGTACCAGCCACGACGGTGATTTCACTGTTTCTGGCCGTGCTGTTGACGAGTGGAATCAAGTTCAAACGTCTCTTTCAGGCTGGTTATTTTTTACCATCCGTGATCTCCATGGTGGTCATATCGATGATCTGGTTGTATATCTACAGCGCCATGGGACCTTTGAACATGCTGTTGAGGTCTCTGGGGATCGACGTACCAGCGCGAAGCTGGCTCGCTTCCGAAAAGACTGCGCTCGGCTCCATCATGGTGATGGACGTCTGGTCCGCCGTGGGTTACTACACCGTGCTCTTCGTCGCAGGTCTTCAAAGTTTGCCGTTGCAACTCTACGAAGCGGCCAGGATCGATGGGGCGACGAAGTGGCAGATTTTTAAAAGAATAACGCTTCCTCTGTTGAAACCCACGATCTTGTTTGTCGTATCTATAAACTCGATCCGTTCTTTTCAGATCTTCACCGAGATCTTCACGCTCACCGGTGGTGGTCCTGCCAACTCGACGCAGACGATAGTTCATTATCTCTACGACGTTTCGTTTCGAAAGTTCGAGATGGGTTACGGTTCAGCGATCGCTTATGTACTGTTTTTCATTGTGCTGGCAATAACATTGCTTCAAAGAAAGATTCTGAAGGGTGAGCAACTATGAAAGTGTTGGTGTATTCTTTGCTTGTGCTCTTCCTTGTGATCTCGCTTTTTCCAACGTTTTTGATGTTCTCCACCTCTTTCGTGCCCGAAGGAGATCTGTTCAACAGAACGATCGAAAAGACCGTGTCAGATTTCGAAGCACCAAGGACCGTTTTGCTGACCAGGGTCCGTCCCATTGGAAAGGCCTTCGAACTCGTCAAGGATGAGAAAAACAGTTTTGCGAGGTTGGACTCATCCAAAGAAGTTATCGGATTGGCGTTCTCGATGGGTTCTTCCGACATCAACAGACTGTCCCACTTGGTTTTCAAGGTGAGGGCCTCAAGTGCACTGAAAATGAATTTCTTCTTCAAAGACATAAGAGAGAGTGTGGAAAAATTTGCCGAGATCGTCATAGATCCAACATCGCAATGGAAAACGATGAGAGTGAACGTAGAACCAAAGAAGTTGACGCTGGATGTTTTACACATTTCTCAGTTGAGAATAACGATCGAAGGCGATGGAACACTGGAGATAGACGATGTGATCTTGGTGAACAGATATCCAACGCTCTACAATTTTGTGAAGGTCCTGAGAGAGGACTACTTCAGAAGATATCTTTTGAACAGCACAGTCGTTTCAGTCTGCTCCGTCTTTGGAAACCTTTTCTTCTGCTCGCTCGTAGCCTACGCGTTTGCGAGAAAACAGTTCAGAATGAAAGAACTTCTCTTTTCGATCGTCCTTTCAACGATGATGATCCCCCCACAGGTCACGATCATACCCACCTTCATCTTGATGAGAAAGCTCAACCTGATAAACACCTACTGGGCCCTGATACTTCCGAATCTCGTCACACCCTTTGGAATCTTTCTCATGCGACAGTACTTCGAACAACTTCCGCTGGAGCTGGATCAGGCGGCGAGGATAGACGGGGCGGGAGATTTCAGGATCTTTTGGAACGTCCTCTTACCTCTGAGCAAACCTGCGCTTTCCGTGCTTGGCATAAACACCTTCGTGCTCACGTGGAACGATGTGTTCTATCCGTTGATCCTCACGACCTCCCGCGAGATGAGAACGGTGCAGATCGGATTGGCGCTGTATCAAAAGCTGAACGTCTTCACTTGGCCAACTCTCATGGCCGCTTCCACGATAGCGGGACTACCCATCATCATTGTCTTTCTCATATTCGAAAAGAGGATCATCTCTGGTATCTTGGAGGGTGCCATCAAGAGTTAGTCAGACACAGCTCGATCAGGTCCTTCACCTTCGCCGTGGCGAGACATATCGTCGTATCTGCCGCACCGTAGTAGATCTTCACCTCTTCTTCGTCCAAAACTGCGCCCGTCGGAAAGATCACGTTGTTTCTGAATCCTCCACTGATCTCGTACTCTGCTTCGGGTGCGAGGATGGGTTGTTTGTAAACACCGAGAACCCTGGTCGGATCGTTCAGATGCAAAAGCATCACACCGGCACTGTAACGCTTGGTCCACTTCTCCTCCCAGCCGTTCTTTCCTCTGTTCGGATCGACATCTACCGCGTGGAAGATCACCAACCATCCTTTCTCCGTCTCGATGGGAGGTGCACCGGGTCCAACCTTGCAGTTCGCGAAAGGTACGTCCTCAACTGCGAGCAACAATCTGCTTTCACCCCAGAACCTAAGATCTAATGAAAAACTCATCCACATGTCGAACCTCTCCATGCCGAGTCTTCCATAGACTGGGAAAGGTCTTTCGAGCCTCACGTAACGACCGTTGATCTTTCTGGGAAAGAGCACGACGTTCCTGTTGTCTGGGGTGGACAGATGGATCACTTCGAAGTTCTCAAAATCGTGAACGATCGCGATACCAGCCCTGATGCCATGCAAGGTGTCCACAGCGAAGCTCATGATGAGTTCGTCTTCGACGACGTTGAGCCTTGGATCGTAGATCCTCAATACATCTGGCTCACTCAGGAACATCGGCAGGGGTTTCGGTTCGACCTTCCACTCTACACCGTCGTCGCTGAATGCGAGTCCCAAGTTCGTGCCTTCGAGCCTCTGTTCCTCAAAAGAGCCGTGGTCGTTGCGAAAGACCATGACGTACTTTCCTTTGTACTTGCACACACCCGGGTTGAAGACCAAGGCAGAAGAGTAAGGCACATGTTTTCTCGTGAGTATGGGATTCTTTGGATGCCTCTTCACCTTATCGGAGGATTTCAACTCGCCGATCGGACTTGGTTTAAAGAGCTCCAAGAACTTTTGAACTTCGATCACACCGTTCACCTCACCCAGTTATTACATCACGCGATGGAGTCATAGGTGAAGTGTCGATTTTCCTGAATAATTTTTCCTACGCGGCCTTTTGGTCAATTATGTGCGATTATCACCGAGATCCCTTTGACAGTTAAAGTTTTCATAATGTAACACCCAAATCCACGACTTGACAGGAGAGTTACGGCAGTCTTATGATCATATTGGTTAATACAGGCTAACTAAATGGGGGACCGGTTTGCTCACCGAACTTGAAGGCTCAGTACTGCGCTTGATAAGGGACAATCAAAACATTTCGCGTTTGGACATCGCCAAAGAATTGGGCGTCAGCAAGCCTGTCGTTACCAACGTGGTGGCTCGGCTGATCAAGAAGGGCTTGGTGGTGGAATCTGGGACAAGGAAAACGAGGGTGGGAAGACCGAAGATCACCTTGCAGTTCGTTCCAGACGCGTGGTACTGCGTTGGAATCGAATTGGAAGAGAAGTACTTCGAACTGATCGTCACAGATTTGGCTGGACGCGTGATCGATTCGCGGGAAGAGAAGATACCCAGATCGGTCGAACCGAATCACTTGGTGTCTTTCTGCAAGGAGAAGGTGGAACGAACTTTGGAAGAAAACCAGTTACCAAAGGAAAAGATACTCGGTGTCGGTATAGGTATCGCTGGAATGGTGGACCCAACCAGTCGAGTTGTAAGAACGGCTCCAGCGATAGGCTTGACGAACTACGATCTTGCGTTTGAGGTCTCTGAAAAGTCTGATTTGAGCGTGATCGTCGTGAACAGGGTCAAAGCTGCTGCCCTCGCTGAACATCGCTTGGGTGCGGCTCGAGGGTCCCAGAGCGTTCTGTTCGTCTTCATCGACAGTGGTCTTGGTTGTGCCGTGCTCTTGGACGGAAGGATCTACGAAGGTTTCTACGGCAAGGCTGGAGAGTTCGGGTGGATGATCACGGACTTGGATCGATCAGAACCAGAACTGTGCGAGGAAGAAAGTTTCGGACATCTGGCGAGAAGATTCTCAGGTCATGCGATCAGCAAAAGGTTGGCGAGTCTCGGACTGAACAGTGAAGATGTCTTCGACGCGATGACGCACAGTGCGGAACTGAGAGAATCGTTGAAGAGAGGTTTGAAACACATCGCGGCGGCCGTCGCGAACGCCGTTCTCTTGTTCGACCCGCAGTTGATCATCCTCAAAGGAAGAATAGGTCAAAACCACTATGAGCACATCTCAGAGATCTTGCTATCAACGTTGAAAGAACTTCTTCCAAGCCAGTTCTACGAGAATCTGAACTTGCGCAAAGGTCAAGTTGAAAGGTTCGACGTCGCGCTCGGAGCAGTCTTCGCGGTGCAACAGAGGTTCATGCGTCTGTGAGAAATCACACTCTTTCGAGGAGGTGTTGGTATGAAGAGGTTGTTGGTTCTGTTGATGGTCATCGCTGCACTCTCAGTCTTCGCAGACACCGTGCTCATGTGGTTCACAGACGGTCCAGACTTCGATCTGATCACAGAACAGACCAACAGATTCACCAAACAGACGGGTGAAAAGGTGGTCATACTGAACCTGCCGTATTATCTGGAGTACAAGCCCAAGCTCGCCGCCATGGCGAAGGCAGGCTCTCCACCAGACGTGGCAAGGGAGACGGACCTGCTGCCCTGGTTGGATTACGCGGTCGATCTCAAACCTTTGGTGGAGAAGTACACGGGCATGAAGTTCGAAGAATGGCTCGACAACGTTTCCTTCTACAAGGCCGGTTTCAAGAAGCTGTACGAGAAGTACGGTAAGGTCATTGGTATTCCTTACACTTCCGACGCACACGCGATCTTCTACAACAAGGAGATCTTCAAGAAAGCCGGCATAGAGCCACCCAAGGACAGGCCGTGGACCATCGACGAGTGGTACGCAGCCATGAAGAAGATCAAGCAGAGCGGTGCCGCAAGGTACGCATTGGTCTACGATTTCAGTCCTTACAGGTTCGCCAACCTATTGTACGTGTTCGGTGGCGGCATATGGGACAGGGAAGGAAAGAACATCATAATCGATTCGAAGGAATCGATCGAAGCACTCGAATTCTTCGTCAAGCTGCACGACGAAGATCTCATACCCAAGGCAGTGTGGCTCACGGGTGACGCACCGGCAAAATACTTCCAAAACGGTCTTGCGGCGATGTACGTCTCTGGAACTTGGATGCTGGCACAGTTCAGAGAGCAGTTGAAATTCGACTGGGGTGTCGTCATGTGGCCGTACAAGCGCGAGCGTGCGGTCATGACCGGTGGAAAGTACATAGTACCATTCACCGAAAAAGGTGCGGCGCTCGCGTTCTTCTTGACGAACGAGCAGAACCTCGCAGAGTTCGCTGGTAAACTCTTCTTGATACCGGACCGCAAAGACTTGGCAGACAAAGTCAAGATAGAAGATCCTCTGATCAACGAAGTGTACACCATCGTCATGAAAGACCTCGATCAATCCACGCGCGGTAGCATGGTTCCCGATTGGTACGATCCGGACACCGCCGCCATCGTGCAGACGAACAGAGCAGTGATAAACGATCACATCAAGGCTGCGATCGCGAAAGAGAAAACACCAGAACAGGCCTTCAAAGAACTCGCCGCGATCCTGAGAAAGGCCGCCGGAAAGTGATGAAAGAGCCCGGGCGAGGCCCGGGCTCTTCGAAAAGGGGTAGATATTTTGAAGAGACAGTATTACGCGTGGTTGTTCCTTTTGCCAAATCTTGTCATATTCACCATCTTCGTGGTCACTCCGGCGTTGAGTAGTTTTTACTACGCACTGACGGATTACGACATGGTCAGATTCTCTGGAAAGTTCATCGGGCTGGCCAACTTTCGATATCTGTTCGGTGGTGCGAGCGATTTTGGGAGAGTTCTTTTGAGAACTTTCATGTACTCGGCGATGGTCGTTCCGATCGCCTTCTTCACATCGCTCTTCTTGGCCGTTATCACGAGCTCCGATCTGATCAAAGGCAAAGCGTTCTTGAGAGCACTCTTCTACTGGCCTTGGTTGCTGTCTCCTTCCATCATCGGTGTCTCGTGGAAATGGTTTCTGGACTACGATGCCGGACTGATCAATATATTGTTGTTGAAGAACGGTGCTTCACCGATCCCTTGGTTGCTCGATCGACGACTCGCCTTTTTGAGTGTCGTGCTGGTGACCGTTTGGAACGTTGCGGGCTATTTCATGGTCATGTTCAACTCCGCTCTGACCGCGATCCCAACGGAAGTCTACGAAGCCGCCGCTTTGGACGGTGCGAACCGCTGGGTGAGGTTCTGGAAGATCATTTTCCCGTTGCTTAAACCTACAGCGGTCCTGGTTTTAGTTCTGAGCACGATCATGTCCATGAGAAGCTTCGAAATCATCTATGTCTTCACCGCAGGTGGTCCCGGCACAGCGACTACTGTACTCGCTCAAAAGATCTATTACACCGCATTTTTGGAACGTAAACTTGGTATGGCATCCGCGATGTCCGTGATCCTCTTTGCCATATTGATAACGCTATCGCTGATACAGATCAGGATTCTGGAGGAAGAGGTATGAAGAAGCTGATCCACATTTTGCTGAATCTTGCAGTTTATCTGTTTGCCTTTCTCTACGTTTCACCGATAGTCTGGACGATCTTCTCCAGCTTCAAAGACGAAGCGGACCTTTTCTCTTGGCCCCCAAAGTTGATAAGCCAACCGACGCTCGTCAACTACCTTCAAGTCGTTCGTAAAACCCAGTTCGCACTCTTCTTCAGAAACTCTTTCTTGGTCTCAGTCTCAGCGACGCTGATCACTGTCATCATAAGTGTCATGGGTGGATATGCGCTTGCAAAGTACCAGTTCCGCTTCAAAAACCAGGTCTCTACTTTCATCCTCTCGATGTTGATGATACCCCTGCAGGTCATCATGGTGCCCATATACCTCGTTCTGTCGAGGTTGGGGATGATAAACACGCTCTGGGGGCTCATCATCCCACCCGCCGCAACGCCCACGGGAATCTTTTTGGCACAGAAGTACATAGTATCCGCAATACCGGACTCTGTGATAGAGAGTGCAAGAATCGACGGAGCCAACGAGATCAAGATTTTCTTCAGAATCATTCTGCCTCTGACACAGCCTCTGATCGCCGCTCTTGCGGTCCTGTCTTTCACCTGGCGCTGGAACGATTTCCTCTGGCCGATGATCGTGGTGGGTTCACCGAAACTTTACACGATACAGCTCGCCCTTGGACTTTACGCAGGCGAACACATCGTTCAGTGGGGACCTCTGTTGGCGATGACGGTGCTTTCAATGGTACCGGTTCTGATTGTCTTCATAGCCCTTCAAAAGTACTTCGTCAAGGGTATCACCACGGGCGCGATCAAGTGAGGTGAAGGCGTGTGAGGTACACGATCGTCGATGGACAAGTGATCTACGAAGGTTCAAATGAAGATTACATCATGTCCAACATCGAGCTTACCTTGCGACTTAAGAATGGAACTCCAGCCGAGCTCTTTTCGTCCAAGAAAGGTCTTCTGATCGAATTCTCGAAGAACGATCTTCCAAACCCGACGAGCTGTCGACTCTGGCCGAACGGTTGCGAGTTCTCGCACGAGAAAACCACTTGGTCTTTCTTCACCTCACCTTGGATAAGATCGGTGCTGTGGCAGATCAAAGGGATGGAAAGATTGACCCTATCCTTCAAAGCGCCACTCGAAAAACATTTCAAAGTACCTTTCGGACCAACCTACAACTTCAAAAAACCTTTGAACGTGATCGTCGAAGGTTCCAACATAGACCTGTCAAATTTGGTCAGAATCGAGGTTCTGGAGGGAAAGATCGAAGATCTTCAAAGAAAAGATGAAACCTTCACGCTGAAACTCTCTGCGACGAACAAAGAGTTGAAGCTTCGATTCTCCACGCAGAAAGAGATCGTCAACGAACGAGCTGAGAATCTCTCCTACAACCAATTTTTGAAAGACCACGTTCCGAGAAA
This window contains:
- a CDS encoding glycoside hydrolase family 3 N-terminal domain-containing protein codes for the protein MNFAKLLFCGVSDLNDLHIALDLGAGGILIYPKMFEDVSQFVELMNLLKGRRVFVSCDHEGGQLETVPFVPPSPGNLLLGRTDPRFVRSYCEMAGNFLRRLGFNSVFAPVLDVKRTYSNAVVGYRSFGEDPKIVAEMGKASIEGYKSAKILSCAKHFPGHGRSRKDSHEEFEVIDASIEELQEDLLPFREAIDARVDFVMLAHLVYSSLDTKPASISIKIVQEILREQLSFEGIVVSDAVEMKALSKRFKPSQIVQEFFNASGDMLIVSKAKNVKGYLEAIEENLQAGRIPKRMIERAIDRVNSKLVEVESDVANLFEAIEKAVEIKVSSLRPLAALLVLPDEISYSAADVSASYVATIKKQARKYLKARCISFSQVRSVDAKHLLIDLIVDASENEISLHRELSRKFSTIYIITRNPHLAEYFSDKPHVVTYSLSPLVIGYVFRKLAQLSQGGV
- a CDS encoding sugar ABC transporter substrate-binding protein; its protein translation is MLRKLLFVVLVLATVLSLGKTKLAFWQFMMDDALAKEVLAGFAKEYPDIEVEVVQLSWSTGFDKIVTAIAAGAAPDVVELGNTWVASFASKNVLLEMHPEDLAKYKNFPGANCAEYMGKYYGYPWLLGTRAMFYNVDLMIKAGLDPDKPPETWSELLEAVKKISALPGVYGIGLPAGEVYSPWQEWFLLAIWGNGGDVVSKDLKKAVLNSPQNRETALFYQELSKYALKSKQKDLGEAFGEGRVGFLVSGAWSIGTLAQSYPNLNYGVCLIPKPDKPEGIHASFLGGEVLAIPSQCKNVDAARKLINYLMRPQVAMIITKHYPGVYPADPRAASDPWFEDNPLHLVFFEQLKTAFPVPPTPAWPKIEDILTNVVDDLIVRYKSVDEVLSYYNEQIQRVLDEVK
- a CDS encoding carbohydrate ABC transporter permease, with amino-acid sequence MRKREKITTLVFILPWLVSFCIFVLYPIVFSIYVSMTDYSGLTWNMKFVGFSNYVRAFNDRVFLRALSNTFLFVLITVPATTVISLFLAVLLTSGIKFKRLFQAGYFLPSVISMVVISMIWLYIYSAMGPLNMLLRSLGIDVPARSWLASEKTALGSIMVMDVWSAVGYYTVLFVAGLQSLPLQLYEAARIDGATKWQIFKRITLPLLKPTILFVVSINSIRSFQIFTEIFTLTGGGPANSTQTIVHYLYDVSFRKFEMGYGSAIAYVLFFIVLAITLLQRKILKGEQL
- a CDS encoding carbohydrate ABC transporter permease, which codes for MKVLVYSLLVLFLVISLFPTFLMFSTSFVPEGDLFNRTIEKTVSDFEAPRTVLLTRVRPIGKAFELVKDEKNSFARLDSSKEVIGLAFSMGSSDINRLSHLVFKVRASSALKMNFFFKDIRESVEKFAEIVIDPTSQWKTMRVNVEPKKLTLDVLHISQLRITIEGDGTLEIDDVILVNRYPTLYNFVKVLREDYFRRYLLNSTVVSVCSVFGNLFFCSLVAYAFARKQFRMKELLFSIVLSTMMIPPQVTIIPTFILMRKLNLINTYWALILPNLVTPFGIFLMRQYFEQLPLELDQAARIDGAGDFRIFWNVLLPLSKPALSVLGINTFVLTWNDVFYPLILTTSREMRTVQIGLALYQKLNVFTWPTLMAASTIAGLPIIIVFLIFEKRIISGILEGAIKS
- a CDS encoding glycoside hydrolase family 130 protein is translated as MIEVQKFLELFKPSPIGELKSSDKVKRHPKNPILTRKHVPYSSALVFNPGVCKYKGKYVMVFRNDHGSFEEQRLEGTNLGLAFSDDGVEWKVEPKPLPMFLSEPDVLRIYDPRLNVVEDELIMSFAVDTLHGIRAGIAIVHDFENFEVIHLSTPDNRNVVLFPRKINGRYVRLERPFPVYGRLGMERFDMWMSFSLDLRFWGESRLLLAVEDVPFANCKVGPGAPPIETEKGWLVIFHAVDVDPNRGKNGWEEKWTKRYSAGVMLLHLNDPTRVLGVYKQPILAPEAEYEISGGFRNNVIFPTGAVLDEEEVKIYYGAADTTICLATAKVKDLIELCLTNS
- a CDS encoding ROK family transcriptional regulator, which translates into the protein MLTELEGSVLRLIRDNQNISRLDIAKELGVSKPVVTNVVARLIKKGLVVESGTRKTRVGRPKITLQFVPDAWYCVGIELEEKYFELIVTDLAGRVIDSREEKIPRSVEPNHLVSFCKEKVERTLEENQLPKEKILGVGIGIAGMVDPTSRVVRTAPAIGLTNYDLAFEVSEKSDLSVIVVNRVKAAALAEHRLGAARGSQSVLFVFIDSGLGCAVLLDGRIYEGFYGKAGEFGWMITDLDRSEPELCEEESFGHLARRFSGHAISKRLASLGLNSEDVFDAMTHSAELRESLKRGLKHIAAAVANAVLLFDPQLIILKGRIGQNHYEHISEILLSTLKELLPSQFYENLNLRKGQVERFDVALGAVFAVQQRFMRL
- a CDS encoding ABC transporter substrate-binding protein, which codes for MKRLLVLLMVIAALSVFADTVLMWFTDGPDFDLITEQTNRFTKQTGEKVVILNLPYYLEYKPKLAAMAKAGSPPDVARETDLLPWLDYAVDLKPLVEKYTGMKFEEWLDNVSFYKAGFKKLYEKYGKVIGIPYTSDAHAIFYNKEIFKKAGIEPPKDRPWTIDEWYAAMKKIKQSGAARYALVYDFSPYRFANLLYVFGGGIWDREGKNIIIDSKESIEALEFFVKLHDEDLIPKAVWLTGDAPAKYFQNGLAAMYVSGTWMLAQFREQLKFDWGVVMWPYKRERAVMTGGKYIVPFTEKGAALAFFLTNEQNLAEFAGKLFLIPDRKDLADKVKIEDPLINEVYTIVMKDLDQSTRGSMVPDWYDPDTAAIVQTNRAVINDHIKAAIAKEKTPEQAFKELAAILRKAAGK
- a CDS encoding carbohydrate ABC transporter permease, which encodes MKRQYYAWLFLLPNLVIFTIFVVTPALSSFYYALTDYDMVRFSGKFIGLANFRYLFGGASDFGRVLLRTFMYSAMVVPIAFFTSLFLAVITSSDLIKGKAFLRALFYWPWLLSPSIIGVSWKWFLDYDAGLINILLLKNGASPIPWLLDRRLAFLSVVLVTVWNVAGYFMVMFNSALTAIPTEVYEAAALDGANRWVRFWKIIFPLLKPTAVLVLVLSTIMSMRSFEIIYVFTAGGPGTATTVLAQKIYYTAFLERKLGMASAMSVILFAILITLSLIQIRILEEEV
- a CDS encoding carbohydrate ABC transporter permease, which translates into the protein MKKLIHILLNLAVYLFAFLYVSPIVWTIFSSFKDEADLFSWPPKLISQPTLVNYLQVVRKTQFALFFRNSFLVSVSATLITVIISVMGGYALAKYQFRFKNQVSTFILSMLMIPLQVIMVPIYLVLSRLGMINTLWGLIIPPAATPTGIFLAQKYIVSAIPDSVIESARIDGANEIKIFFRIILPLTQPLIAALAVLSFTWRWNDFLWPMIVVGSPKLYTIQLALGLYAGEHIVQWGPLLAMTVLSMVPVLIVFIALQKYFVKGITTGAIK